AAAGAACTCGCTGAATCTGCGAATAAAGCTAAAACAGATTTTCTGGCTAATATGAGCCATGAAATCAGAACACCATTGAATGGAATTATTGGTTTTACGCATTTATTAATGAAATCTGATTTAGGTGAAAACCAATTGGAATACATGACAACGGTTAATGAATCCGCCGCTTTATTGATGCACATTGTTAATGATGTTTTGGATTTTTCTAAAATAGAATCTGGAAAATTAGAATTAAATCTTGAAGAAATTAATTTGTTTAAATTGACACATCAGGTTGTTGATTTATTCAAGCTTCAGGCGAATAAGAAAAATTTAAATTTTGTTTTTCAAATGGATAAAGATATTCCGCATTACATTATTGCGGATTCCGTACGATTAAAACAAATTCTAGTTAATTTATTAAGTAATGCGGTTAAGTTTACAAGTTTTGGAGAAATACGTTTAGAACTGAATCAAGTAGATCCGTCAGATGATAAATGGACTACCATTAAGTTCTCTGTTAAAGATACGGGTATCGGTATCAAGGAAGCAAACAACGAAAAAATATTTAATTCGTTTGTTCAAGAAGACAATTCTACAAGTAGAAAATTTGGCGGAACAGGATTAGGATTGGCAATTTCAAATCAGCTTTTAAAACTAATGAATAGTAAGCTGCAATTAATAAGTCATTACGGTGATGGAAGTAATTTTTTCTTTACTATAAAATTTAAAAAAGCAAACCATCAGAATAGCGATGATGCCATATTAGCAAATATAATTCCATATGATTTAATTACAGAAAATATAAAAAATAAAAAGGTTTTAATAGTTGAAGATAATAAAATCAATATGCTGCTCACTAAGAAATTAATAACCACTTTAATTTCTAATTGTACTATAATTGAAGCCAAAGATGGTAATGAAGCTATTGAAGAATATAAAAAAGATAAACCAGATATTATTTTGATGGATATTCAGATGCCAAATAAAAACGGATTTGAGGCTACTAACGAAATTAGAAAATTTAGAAACGCCAAAAAAGTTCCTATAATCGCTGTTACTGCAGGAATAATGTCAGGCGATAAAGAGAAATGTATTGAATCAGGAATGAATGACTATTTATCAAAACCAATATTACAATCTGATTTAGATAAAATACTACATAAATGGCTTGATTAAAATTATTGTTTTTTGAAAGACAGTATTATTTAAAAAACATTTTTCTTGCAATTAACCTTTATTATTTTGGTGTAAAGAGGCTAAATATGGTAAATTATTATAATAAACCTATTTTTTTAGAATACTACATAATTATTTAACTTAAATATTAAAAAGAATGATGATAAATAGTATGAAAATGCGAATGCTTTAATTTTTAAATAAAAAATTATTTGTAATTTTAATAATTATTTCGACATAAAAAGCTGATTTTCAAATTATAAGTTGTTTTTTCATTTTGTCCCCCCTTGAATGAAAAAAATAATTGATTGTTTTATTTTTTAGTAATTTTTCTAATTTTTACTATTTAAAAGTATTTGTTAGAAATAGAAAATAGTACTAATACTATAAAACGTCAATTTTCATTCATTATATTGGTTGAATTTTGACGTTTTTATAGTATTTTGTTTTTAAAATATACTCATATAAAAGCCTCCGGATATGAAAAAGATAGACAATGCATTAAATAAAAATGGGATTGTTCTTGAAAAAGAAAATAAACTTCAGCATCAAAAATTAAAATCAGTTTCAAATTTTGATGAATCTGATAAGCTAAAACTTATTCAAGAATTAGAAGAACATCAAATGGAACTTGAAAAAGCTAATGCAGAACTTTTAATTGCTAGAAACCTTGCCCAAGCAGCTAGTTTAGCTAAATCAAATTTTTTGGCTAATATGAGCCACGAAATTCGTACTCCCCTAAATGGAATTATTGGCTTTACGGATTTATTGATGAAAACAAACTTAGATGCCGATCAATTAGAGTATATGAGTATCGTCAATGAATCTGCAGTTACATTGATGGAAATAATCAATGATATTTTAGATTTTTCAAAAATTGAAGCTGGTAAATTAGAATTAAATATTGAAGAAATTGATATTTATGATCTAGTTCATAGAGTTATAAATCTTTTTAAATACCAAGCAGATACTAAAAATATTAAGTTGATTTTAAGCATTGATTCTAACGTACCGCAATTCATATATGCAGATGCTGTACGATTGAAACAAATTATTGTCAACTTGATTGGAAACTCATTGAAATTTACCCAAAAGGGTGAAATCAGATTGGATATTAATCAGGTTTTTTCAAGTAAAAATAGGACAACTTTATATTTTTCGGTAAAAGACACAGGAATTGGTATTAAAAAATCAAATCAAGAAAAAATATTTCAATCTTTTATTCAAGAGGAAGCAACCACAACCCGAAAATACGGAGGAACAGGTTTAGGGCTAGCTATTTCCAATCAATTGTTAGGACTAATGAAAAGTAAATTACACCTCATTAGTGAATATGGGCACGGAAGCGATTTTAATTTTTCAGTTGTTTTTAGAAAATCCCATTTAAAAAGAACTACAGAAGTTTTAAATCCAAATCAAGTTGTAAATAAGGAAGACTTGACAAAAAACTTTAATCACGCTATTGTATTAATTGTTGAAGACAATAGGATTAATATGCTTTTGGCAAAAAAATTAATTAAAAAAATATTGCCAGATTCTATAATTTTTGAAGCTAGTGATGGCAAAGAAGCTATTGAACAATTTAAAAAAGAAAATCCAGATGTTATTTTAATGGACATACAAATGCCTAAAAAAAATGGGTATGAAGCCACTGCCGAAATTAGAAAGTTAAAAAATTCTGGAAATATTCCTATAATTGCTTTGACCGCAGGAACTATGTCTGAAGATAAAGAGAAATGCTTTAAATCAGGGATGAATGACTATTTATCAAAACCAATTAATCAATATGATTTAGAAAAAGTCTTACGACAATGGGTGGGCAATAGAGCTTGATTCAAACAGTCTATTGTTTTGTTTTCTCTAGATACCACCATTTCGGTTTGTAAACTTCTTTTTTTAAACCAAATTTTTTGATGCTGTGTTTTTTAATGTGCTCCACTAATTCGTCAACAGAATCAGTAATAAATAAAAGTTTCATATCCTCTGGACTAATGCTTTCATTTTCTACCATTATCTTTATATGATGATATAATTCTTGATGATAAGTTTTATCAAAAACAACTAAAGGGAATCCGCTGATTATTTTTGTTTGAATTAAAGTAAGTGCCTCAAAAAATTCGTCTAGTGTGCCAATTCCTCCCGGCATTACGATAAAAGCATACGAATATTTTACGAGAATTACTTTTCGAACAAAGAAATAAGGGATGTAAATCCATCTATGAAGATAAGGATTTGGTTTTTGTTCTAATGGCAAAACAATATTGCAGCCTACAGAATACCCACCATTTTCATAAGCACCTTTATTAGCGGCTTCCATAATTCCAGGACCTCCTCCCGTCATTACTGTAAAACCTAATTTTGCCATTTCACCACCTATTTTTTCAGCATTTTTATAATGTATTGTTTCTGGTCCAAATCGGGCAGAGCCAAAAACGGTTACGCAAGGGCCTATAAAATGCATTTTGCGGAAAGCCTTAATGAAGTTGTATTGAACTTTGAATGTAAAAATCAAGTTCTTAAGTCGAGTCAGCGGTTCTCTTACAAACAAAGACTCCGATTTTGAAAGTCTATATTGAGGTATATTCTTCATAACAGTTATAAAGTTAACTAACTTTTTTATAACTCCAAACAGCTAGGCCATTTAAAATAAAGGCATAAAGAGCAATTATATAAAATTGTAATGCTATATCCGAAAAAGTGGCTCCTTTCAACATTACCATTCGAATAATCTCTACAAAATAACGAATCGGATTAAATAAGGTAATATTTTGCGCCCATTGTGGCATACTTTCTATAGGGGTGAATAATCCGCTCATTAAGATAAAAATAACCATAAAAAACCAGGCAATGAACATCGCTTGTTGCTGGGTTTCGGTATGATTAGAGATGAATAAACCAATGCCTAAAATAACTAATAAATAAATGGATGTAAACAAATATATTAATCCGATATTACCTAAAATAGGAACGTTGAAAACGAGTTTAGCAATAGTTAGTCCTACTGTCAAAATCACTAAACCTAGTACCCAAAAAGGGAATAATTTTCCAATAATGAATTGGTGTTTTTTGATAGGTGTAACATTAATCTGTTCTAAAGTTCCTATTTCTTTTTCTCGAACAATATTCATTGAAGATAAAAAAAGCGTAATCATAGTAACTAAAAGCACTAATATTCCTGGCACCATAAAGGTTTTATAATTTAAGGTGTTGTTGTACCAAAAAGAAGGTATAGTAATTATGTTTTCAGGTTGCGTTATAGCTCCATCGGAATAACGTATTAGTTTTGATTGTATGTTTTGATTGAATGAAGTTATTATTTGAGTTAGATATACATTTTCAATTCCAGCCGAAGCACCGTCAATAGCATTAATACTTACCGAAAGAAAAGCTGTTTTCTCTTTGATGAGGTTCTGTTCAAAATGGTTTGGGATTTCTAAAATCACATCTACTTTTCCTTTTTGCATTTCTTGGTTAGCGGCAATTTTTGAATCAAATTTCTTGATTATTTTAAAATAACTTGAAGCTTCGAATTTACTTATTAATTCGCGGGAAGCTGAAGAGTGATCATTGTCAATATATGAAAATTGAATATTTTTGACTTCAAAACTAGCCGCATTGGATAAAATTAATAATTGCATCAAAGGCATGACAAATATGATAGGAAGCATCCCTTTATTTCTAAAGATTTGTCTGAATTCCTTTTGTATGATGAATAGTATTGTTTTCATTTTTTATTGCTTTTTCACTATTTTCTATTCTAATCTAATTTTATATTTCTTGATGCTTAATGCAATAAAAAAAACAGTCATTCCCATTAAAATCAGTGTTTCCTTCCAAATCACACTAATTGAAGCTCCTTTGAGTAAGATTGCTTTTATAATAATGATAAACCATTTTGCAGGGATGACATTACTAATGATTTGCAAGGGTAAAGGCATACTTGAAATGGGAAAAATAAATCCGGATAAAATAATAACGGGTAGCATTAATCCCATTAGCGAAATCATCATGGCAGTTTGTTGAGAATTTGAAATAGTCGAAATTAATATTCCTAATGAAAGTGCTGAAATGATAAAGAGAATACTCTCAAAAGCTAATAGAAATAAGCTTCCTTCAATAGGCATTTTAAATACAAAAAAACCTAAGAAAACAATTATTGAAGCATTAATTATAGACAGAAAGATGTATGGAAATACTTTTCCAATGACAACTTGAAAAGGTTTTAATGGAGAAACTAATAAAACTTCCATAGTACCAAGTTCTTTTTCTCGTGTGATTGATATGGAGGTCATCATAGCCGAAACGAGCATCAAAATGATAGTCATTACGCCAGGTACAAAAGTAAAAACACTTTTTAATTCCGGATTGTAATACAATTGTGTTTGCGTTTGAATTTGGTAGACTTGAGGATTGTCTGCGTTAATTTCTTGGGTATAATTTTGCAAAATAGAATTGATGTAATTAGTAATTGTATTGGCAATATTCGGATCTGTAGCGTCTGTTATTACTTGAATTTTAGCAAGTTTTTTGCCTTGCAAGTTTTTTATAAAGTGATTTTCAAAAACAAGTACAGCCTTAACTTTTCCTTTTTTGAATACATTCTCAATTTGATTTTCATTAGTAATTTCTTGTTCTATTTTGAAATACGTTGAAGCATTTAATTTTAGAATTATTTTTTGTGTTTCATAATCTTTGGACTGATCCAAAATGGCAATTTTCACATTATTAATTTCATTAGTTATGGCAAAACCAAATAACATGATTTGAACCACTGGCATTCCAAAAAGAATGAACATGGTACGCTTATCACGAAAAATGTGATAAAATTCTTTGGTTACAAAACCGATAAATCTTTTCATTTTGACTTTGGTTTATCTATATAATATTATTCAATATTTCGGGCTAATTTTAAAAAGACATCATTCATGGAAGCAGCGTTATATTGTTTTTTTAAGTTTTTTGGAGAATCTAATGCTTCAATTTTTCCTTCAACCATAATAGAAACACGATCACAATATTCTGCCTCATCCATATAATGTGTAGTCACAAAAATGGTAGTTCCCTTATTGGCTTGGGCATAAATCATTTCCCAGAATTGTCTTCGGGTTATGGGGTCAACGCCTCCTGTAGGTTCATCCAGAAATACAATTTTAGGTTCGTGCAAGAGCGCTACTGAAAACGAAAGTTTTTGTTTCCATCCAAGGGGTAATGCACTAACTAATTTGTCCGCAACTTCTTCAAGTTCTAATTCGGATATTAAATTGGCCGTTTTTTCTTTAATCTGAGCTCTGCTTAATCCATATATTCCGCCAAAAAAAGTAATGTTTTCTTTGATAGTCAAATCATCATACATAGAGAATTTTTGACTCATGTAACCAATGCTTTTCTTTACCATTTCAGCCTGTTTTTTAACATCAAAACCAGCTATTGAGGCTTCTCCTGAACTTGGTTTTGAAATACCAATTAGCATTTTCATAGCAGTTGTTTTTCCTGCTCCATTTGCACCTAGAAAACCAAAAATTTCGCCTTTATATACATCAAATGAAATGGAGTTGACTGCGGTAAAGCTGCCAAATGTTTTACTGAGATTGTTTACGGATATGATTTTTTCTGGATTCAATATTTAGTGTTTTATTGCTGTCAAATCCATAAAGATATCTTCAATTGTTGGATTTGAAATATGAATTTCTATTTCTTTGTGCTGTTTGTTTTGGAGATAATTAAGTAATTCTGAGCCCTTAAAAACATCATTTTTATCTATATAATGTATGGATTCTCCAAAAGCAAAAACGCTATACTGACTTGGAAATTCCTTTAAATCTTTTAGGAGTTGATAGCTGTCTTTCGCTCGAACATCAAAAATAATTTTATCATATTCCTTGATGCTGTTCTCTGGCGTGTCAATTTTTAAGATTTCACCTTTTTGTATCAAAGCAATTCGATCACATAAAGCGGCTTCATCCATATAAGGTGTTGAAACTAGGATGGTGATGCCCTTTTTTTGCAATCGTTTGAGCATTTCCCAAAATTCTTTTCTGGAAACAGGGTCAACGCCAGTGGTGGGTTCGTCTAAAAATAGCACTTTTGGTTTGTGTATTAATGCACAACAGAGCGCTAATTTTTGTTTCATTCCTCCCGAAAGTGCTCCAGCTCTTCTTTTTTTGAAAGGCTCTATTTGAACATAAATATCTTTGATTAAATCGTAATTTTCTTGAATTGTTGTGCCGAAAATTGTAGCAAAAAAAGATAAGTTTTCTTCTACAGTTAAATCTTGATACAAGGAGAATTTTCCGGGCATATAACCCACACAATTTCTAATGGATTTATAGTCTTGAATCACATCAAAACCAGCTACTGTAGCGCTGCCTTGATTAGCTTTAAGTAATGTTGTTAGTATTCTAAAAATAGTTGTTTTGCCAGCACCATCGGGACCAATTAGCCCAAATAATTCTCCTTCTTTTACTTCAAAAGTAATTCCTTCAACAGCTTTTATGTTGTTATAGGATTTGGATATGTTTTGAACTTTAATACTCATTTTATATTTATTTAATCCACATTTCGGCTGGCATTCCTATTTTTAAACTACCATCATTTTTTACTTTAATTTTGACAGCATAAACAAGATTGGCTCTTTCTTCTTTAGTTTGAATTATTTTTGGAGTAAATTCTGCAGAGGAGGCAATCCATGAAATTGTTCCTGGGTAGGATTTCATTTTATCTTTAGCATCAATTTTAACAGTCACATTTTGTCCTACTTTTATTTGAGCTAATTGAGTTTCACTGATATAAACGCGCAAATTCATTTCGGAAATATCTGCAATTTTATACAATGGTTTTCCAAAAGAAGTTACTTCATTTGGTTCCGTATATTTGGCTAAAACGGTTCCTTTTATTGGGTTTTCAATTTTACTTTTTTTAATTTGATCGTTAATTTTTTCAATCTGAACATGAATTGATTTGATGTCGTTTAT
Above is a window of Flavobacterium sp. 123 DNA encoding:
- a CDS encoding TIGR00730 family Rossman fold protein, encoding MKNIPQYRLSKSESLFVREPLTRLKNLIFTFKVQYNFIKAFRKMHFIGPCVTVFGSARFGPETIHYKNAEKIGGEMAKLGFTVMTGGGPGIMEAANKGAYENGGYSVGCNIVLPLEQKPNPYLHRWIYIPYFFVRKVILVKYSYAFIVMPGGIGTLDEFFEALTLIQTKIISGFPLVVFDKTYHQELYHHIKIMVENESISPEDMKLLFITDSVDELVEHIKKHSIKKFGLKKEVYKPKWWYLEKTKQ
- a CDS encoding ABC transporter permease, with the translated sequence MKTILFIIQKEFRQIFRNKGMLPIIFVMPLMQLLILSNAASFEVKNIQFSYIDNDHSSASRELISKFEASSYFKIIKKFDSKIAANQEMQKGKVDVILEIPNHFEQNLIKEKTAFLSVSINAIDGASAGIENVYLTQIITSFNQNIQSKLIRYSDGAITQPENIITIPSFWYNNTLNYKTFMVPGILVLLVTMITLFLSSMNIVREKEIGTLEQINVTPIKKHQFIIGKLFPFWVLGLVILTVGLTIAKLVFNVPILGNIGLIYLFTSIYLLVILGIGLFISNHTETQQQAMFIAWFFMVIFILMSGLFTPIESMPQWAQNITLFNPIRYFVEIIRMVMLKGATFSDIALQFYIIALYAFILNGLAVWSYKKVS
- a CDS encoding ABC transporter ATP-binding protein, with amino-acid sequence MSIKVQNISKSYNNIKAVEGITFEVKEGELFGLIGPDGAGKTTIFRILTTLLKANQGSATVAGFDVIQDYKSIRNCVGYMPGKFSLYQDLTVEENLSFFATIFGTTIQENYDLIKDIYVQIEPFKKRRAGALSGGMKQKLALCCALIHKPKVLFLDEPTTGVDPVSRKEFWEMLKRLQKKGITILVSTPYMDEAALCDRIALIQKGEILKIDTPENSIKEYDKIIFDVRAKDSYQLLKDLKEFPSQYSVFAFGESIHYIDKNDVFKGSELLNYLQNKQHKEIEIHISNPTIEDIFMDLTAIKH
- a CDS encoding ABC transporter ATP-binding protein — protein: MNPEKIISVNNLSKTFGSFTAVNSISFDVYKGEIFGFLGANGAGKTTAMKMLIGISKPSSGEASIAGFDVKKQAEMVKKSIGYMSQKFSMYDDLTIKENITFFGGIYGLSRAQIKEKTANLISELELEEVADKLVSALPLGWKQKLSFSVALLHEPKIVFLDEPTGGVDPITRRQFWEMIYAQANKGTTIFVTTHYMDEAEYCDRVSIMVEGKIEALDSPKNLKKQYNAASMNDVFLKLARNIE
- a CDS encoding response regulator; protein product: MKKIDNALNKNGIVLEKENKLQHQKLKSVSNFDESDKLKLIQELEEHQMELEKANAELLIARNLAQAASLAKSNFLANMSHEIRTPLNGIIGFTDLLMKTNLDADQLEYMSIVNESAVTLMEIINDILDFSKIEAGKLELNIEEIDIYDLVHRVINLFKYQADTKNIKLILSIDSNVPQFIYADAVRLKQIIVNLIGNSLKFTQKGEIRLDINQVFSSKNRTTLYFSVKDTGIGIKKSNQEKIFQSFIQEEATTTRKYGGTGLGLAISNQLLGLMKSKLHLISEYGHGSDFNFSVVFRKSHLKRTTEVLNPNQVVNKEDLTKNFNHAIVLIVEDNRINMLLAKKLIKKILPDSIIFEASDGKEAIEQFKKENPDVILMDIQMPKKNGYEATAEIRKLKNSGNIPIIALTAGTMSEDKEKCFKSGMNDYLSKPINQYDLEKVLRQWVGNRA
- a CDS encoding ABC transporter permease, whose product is MKRFIGFVTKEFYHIFRDKRTMFILFGMPVVQIMLFGFAITNEINNVKIAILDQSKDYETQKIILKLNASTYFKIEQEITNENQIENVFKKGKVKAVLVFENHFIKNLQGKKLAKIQVITDATDPNIANTITNYINSILQNYTQEINADNPQVYQIQTQTQLYYNPELKSVFTFVPGVMTIILMLVSAMMTSISITREKELGTMEVLLVSPLKPFQVVIGKVFPYIFLSIINASIIVFLGFFVFKMPIEGSLFLLAFESILFIISALSLGILISTISNSQQTAMMISLMGLMLPVIILSGFIFPISSMPLPLQIISNVIPAKWFIIIIKAILLKGASISVIWKETLILMGMTVFFIALSIKKYKIRLE